Proteins from a genomic interval of Mycobacterium conspicuum:
- a CDS encoding glycoside hydrolase family 38 N-terminal domain-containing protein, with protein MQLISAESTELFVGPPDAPLQLVRVTLDAVIKRTRIRIDGDGLSGEAPVEAGQSVVEVPVTVARPVAGQRRTARVRASGEGAEFDFTIAEPGWTMFMISHFHYDPVWWNTQGAYTSEWAEEPPGRQTNAFELVHAHLEMARREAEYKFVLAEVDYLKPYWDTHPEDRADLRRFIAEGRVEIMGGTYNEPNTNLTGPETTIRNLVHGMGFQRHVLGARPSTAWQLDVFGHDPQFPGFAADAGLTSSSWARGPHHQWGPTHGGGVERMQFCSEFEWISPSGRGLLTHYMPAHYGAGWGMDSSASLAEAEAATFALFRQLSKVALTRNVLLPVGTDYTPPNKWVTAIHRDWGARYTWPRFVCATPCEFFAAVRAELAERGDVPSPQTRDMNPIYTGKDVSYIDTKQANRAAENAVGDAERFAVFAALLTGAEYPQAALAKAWVQLAYGAHHDAITGSESDQVYLDLLTGWRDAWELGRAARDGSLELLSAAIEGDVIVWNPLAQRRTDIVTARLDSPVGVRVFDTDGREVPAHVEDDGRSVTWLAEEVPSLGWRAYRLVPGDPGAGWQPAEGFSIANERYRLAVDAARGGGVCSLREDDRELIANGRVGNELAVYDEYPAHPTQGEGPWQLLPKGPVVCSSESPARVQAYHGPLGQRLVVRGAIGTLLRYTQTLTLWRGLARVDCRTTIDEFVGEDRLVRLRWPCPVPGAMPVSEVGDAVVGRGFALLHKVSGGPASVDTAEHLRTLDNPAYSWFGLSSTARVCVDDSVRAVSVAEVVSPAEASSGPLARDLMVALVRAGVTATCSGADKPRYGDLGVDSNLPDTRIALGGPLRNAFAEAVLAQADPIYTKELDRQLAETGVARVWVPAAAPLASVWLPGADVRAVRSLPVLVIDGADEERLGAAIASLADDLADAQIVVSQQAPAEMERFVARTVALLNRGVPSFAVESDGTLHTALMRSCTGWPSGVWIDPPRRTAPDGSNFQLQHWTHVFDYALATGDGDWRCAQIPSRSAQFSHPLLAVAAPGRPGRLPPVGSLLRIDPADSVQLGAVKAAGNPLARGSAKPVAPGTVALRLVETTGKSARVSVGSELATVHPLQPADLLEEPPENPGRGHRSVDLHGYQVATVRARLDVPAPAASTAEVAPQAEAAQPLYARYWLHNRGPAPLGGLPAVAHLHPQSATAEPGDEVVLRLTAVSDCTDVTLSGVVTVVHPDGWKAEPAEKLFTLRAGEHGEIAVKLMIPREAQPGAYPVRAQLRITDPDAPKAWHQVVEDVCIVRVGACSETELVYLADGGAADITLAAGDAARLTVTVGSHACAELALEAHLISPWGTWEWIGPAALGAVLPARGTVELGFDVAPPVWLEPGQWWALVRVGCAGRLLYSPAVRVIVQ; from the coding sequence ATGCAGCTGATTTCGGCGGAGTCCACCGAGCTGTTCGTCGGCCCGCCGGACGCTCCGCTGCAGCTGGTGCGGGTGACCCTGGACGCGGTGATCAAGCGGACCCGCATCCGCATCGACGGCGACGGTCTCAGTGGTGAGGCGCCCGTCGAGGCCGGCCAGTCCGTCGTCGAGGTCCCGGTCACCGTCGCGCGTCCCGTCGCCGGTCAGCGGCGGACGGCGCGGGTGCGGGCGTCCGGCGAAGGCGCCGAATTCGATTTCACGATCGCCGAACCCGGCTGGACGATGTTCATGATCAGCCACTTCCACTACGACCCGGTCTGGTGGAACACCCAGGGCGCCTACACCAGCGAGTGGGCGGAGGAGCCGCCGGGCCGGCAGACCAACGCCTTCGAACTCGTGCACGCGCATCTGGAGATGGCCCGCCGCGAGGCCGAGTACAAATTCGTCTTGGCCGAAGTGGACTACCTCAAGCCCTACTGGGACACCCACCCCGAGGATCGCGCCGATCTGCGTCGTTTCATCGCAGAAGGCCGCGTCGAGATCATGGGCGGCACCTACAACGAACCCAATACCAATCTCACCGGACCGGAAACCACCATCCGAAACCTGGTGCACGGCATGGGTTTTCAACGCCACGTGCTGGGCGCTCGGCCGTCCACCGCGTGGCAGCTGGACGTGTTCGGGCACGACCCGCAATTTCCCGGGTTCGCGGCCGACGCCGGCCTGACGTCGAGCTCGTGGGCCCGCGGACCGCACCACCAATGGGGGCCGACGCACGGCGGCGGTGTCGAGCGCATGCAGTTCTGCAGCGAATTCGAGTGGATCTCGCCGTCGGGCCGCGGCCTGCTCACCCATTACATGCCCGCGCATTACGGGGCGGGCTGGGGGATGGACTCGTCGGCCTCGTTGGCCGAGGCCGAGGCCGCCACCTTCGCGCTTTTCCGCCAGCTGAGCAAGGTCGCGCTGACCCGCAATGTGCTGCTGCCCGTCGGCACCGACTACACCCCACCGAACAAGTGGGTCACCGCAATTCATCGCGACTGGGGCGCGCGCTACACCTGGCCGCGGTTCGTCTGCGCGACACCGTGCGAGTTCTTCGCGGCGGTTCGCGCCGAGCTGGCGGAACGGGGTGACGTGCCGTCGCCGCAAACCCGCGACATGAACCCGATCTACACCGGCAAGGACGTGTCCTACATCGACACCAAACAGGCCAACCGGGCCGCCGAAAACGCCGTCGGGGACGCCGAGCGCTTCGCCGTGTTCGCCGCGCTGCTGACCGGCGCCGAGTACCCGCAGGCCGCGTTGGCCAAGGCGTGGGTGCAGCTGGCCTACGGCGCGCACCACGACGCGATCACCGGCTCGGAGTCCGACCAGGTCTACCTCGACCTGCTGACCGGGTGGCGCGACGCGTGGGAGCTGGGCCGCGCCGCGCGCGACGGCTCGCTGGAGCTGTTGTCCGCCGCCATCGAGGGCGACGTGATCGTGTGGAATCCGTTGGCCCAGCGGCGCACCGACATAGTCACGGCCCGGCTCGATTCGCCGGTCGGCGTGCGGGTGTTCGACACCGACGGCCGCGAGGTGCCGGCGCACGTCGAGGACGACGGGCGGTCGGTCACCTGGCTTGCGGAGGAGGTCCCGTCGCTGGGCTGGCGCGCCTACCGGCTGGTGCCGGGCGACCCTGGCGCGGGCTGGCAGCCCGCGGAGGGCTTCAGCATCGCCAACGAGCGCTACCGGCTGGCCGTCGACGCGGCCCGCGGCGGCGGCGTCTGCTCGCTGCGCGAGGACGACCGCGAGCTGATCGCGAACGGCCGGGTCGGCAACGAGCTCGCCGTCTACGACGAATACCCGGCACACCCGACCCAGGGGGAGGGCCCGTGGCAGCTGCTGCCCAAGGGTCCGGTGGTGTGCTCCTCGGAATCGCCCGCCCGGGTGCAGGCCTACCACGGCCCGCTCGGTCAGCGACTCGTGGTGCGCGGCGCGATCGGCACGTTGCTGCGCTACACCCAGACGCTGACCCTGTGGCGCGGCCTGGCGCGGGTGGACTGCCGCACCACCATCGACGAGTTCGTCGGGGAGGACCGGTTGGTGCGGCTGCGCTGGCCGTGTCCGGTGCCGGGCGCGATGCCCGTCAGTGAGGTGGGCGACGCCGTCGTCGGGCGCGGTTTTGCGTTGCTGCACAAGGTTTCCGGGGGACCGGCGTCGGTGGACACGGCCGAACATTTGCGGACGCTGGACAACCCGGCCTACAGCTGGTTCGGGCTGTCCTCGACCGCGCGGGTGTGCGTTGACGATTCGGTGCGCGCGGTGTCGGTGGCCGAGGTGGTCTCGCCTGCCGAGGCGAGCTCGGGGCCCTTGGCGCGTGACCTGATGGTCGCGCTGGTCCGCGCCGGCGTCACCGCAACCTGCAGCGGCGCCGACAAGCCCCGCTACGGGGACCTCGGCGTCGACTCCAACCTGCCCGACACACGGATCGCGCTGGGCGGCCCGCTCCGCAACGCCTTCGCCGAAGCCGTTCTGGCGCAAGCGGATCCGATCTACACCAAGGAACTCGACCGGCAGCTGGCCGAGACCGGCGTGGCCCGGGTGTGGGTGCCGGCGGCGGCTCCGTTGGCGTCGGTGTGGCTGCCCGGCGCCGACGTGCGTGCCGTCCGGTCGCTGCCCGTGCTGGTCATCGACGGCGCCGACGAGGAACGGCTGGGTGCCGCGATCGCGTCGTTGGCCGACGATCTCGCCGACGCCCAGATCGTGGTCAGCCAGCAGGCCCCAGCCGAGATGGAGCGGTTCGTTGCCCGCACCGTCGCGTTGCTCAACCGCGGGGTCCCGAGCTTCGCCGTCGAGAGCGACGGCACCCTGCACACCGCGCTGATGCGGTCCTGCACCGGCTGGCCGTCCGGCGTGTGGATCGACCCGCCGCGCCGCACCGCGCCCGACGGCTCGAACTTCCAACTCCAACACTGGACACACGTCTTCGACTACGCGCTGGCCACCGGGGACGGCGACTGGCGGTGCGCGCAGATCCCCAGCCGCAGTGCGCAGTTCTCCCACCCGCTGCTCGCCGTGGCCGCGCCGGGCCGGCCGGGGCGGCTGCCACCGGTGGGGTCGCTGCTCCGGATCGATCCCGCCGACTCGGTGCAGCTGGGCGCCGTCAAGGCGGCCGGCAACCCGCTCGCGCGCGGCAGCGCCAAGCCGGTCGCGCCCGGCACGGTGGCGCTGCGGCTGGTGGAGACGACCGGGAAAAGCGCCCGCGTCAGCGTCGGCTCCGAGCTGGCCACTGTGCACCCGCTGCAGCCCGCCGACCTGCTGGAAGAGCCGCCGGAAAACCCGGGGCGCGGCCACCGATCGGTGGACCTGCACGGCTACCAGGTCGCGACCGTGCGGGCCCGGCTCGACGTACCCGCGCCGGCCGCGAGCACCGCCGAGGTGGCCCCGCAGGCCGAAGCCGCCCAGCCCCTGTACGCGCGGTATTGGCTGCACAACCGCGGCCCCGCGCCGCTCGGCGGCCTGCCCGCCGTCGCGCACCTGCATCCCCAGTCGGCCACCGCCGAGCCGGGCGACGAGGTGGTGCTGCGGCTCACCGCGGTCAGCGACTGCACCGACGTCACGCTGAGCGGCGTCGTCACGGTCGTGCACCCGGACGGCTGGAAGGCCGAGCCGGCCGAGAAGCTGTTCACGCTGCGCGCCGGTGAACACGGCGAGATCGCCGTGAAGCTGATGATTCCCCGCGAAGCGCAGCCGGGCGCCTATCCCGTCCGGGCCCAGTTGCGCATCACCGACCCCGACGCGCCGAAAGCCTGGCACCAGGTGGTCGAGGACGTCTGCATCGTGCGGGTCGGTGCGTGCAGCGAAACCGAGCTGGTCTACCTCGCCGACGGCGGCGCGGCCGACATCACCCTGGCGGCCGGAGATGCCGCGCGGCTGACCGTCACGGTGGGCAGCCACGCCTGCGCCGAGTTGGCGCTGGAGGCGCATCTGATCAGTCCCTGGGGTACCTGGGAGTGGATCGGCCCGGCGGCGCTCGGCGCAGTCCTGCCCGCGCGCGGCACCGTCGAACTCGGCTTCGACGTGGCCCCTCCGGTGTGGCTGGAGCCCGGCCAGTGGTGGGCCCTGGTGCGCGTCGGCTGCGCCGGCCGGCTGCTCTACTCACCGGCGGTGCGGGTAATCGTTCAATGA
- a CDS encoding DUF7158 domain-containing protein has product MSTQLVATVAGAAVPVEEVDAAEARLRHGPRGAALPAAGTSEGRQLRRWLTQLIVSGRVVAAEAAARGLTATDAPPSEADLLPDVTARLEIGSIAAAALADWRARALFVDVTAEVRISDREVADFHARNPLRFAPPRLDRHGWRTPSPVAPPIEQVRPVITEHLLAAARRRAFRVWLDARRAALVELAPGYEHPGDPRQPDNTHRH; this is encoded by the coding sequence ATGAGCACACAACTGGTTGCGACGGTCGCCGGTGCCGCGGTCCCGGTCGAGGAGGTCGACGCGGCCGAAGCCCGGCTGCGTCACGGCCCCCGCGGGGCCGCGCTGCCGGCCGCCGGCACCAGCGAAGGACGCCAACTGCGCCGCTGGCTCACCCAGCTGATCGTCTCCGGGCGGGTGGTGGCCGCCGAGGCCGCCGCGCGCGGGTTGACCGCGACGGACGCCCCCCCATCCGAGGCCGACTTGCTGCCCGACGTGACGGCCCGGCTGGAGATCGGCAGCATCGCCGCCGCGGCCCTGGCGGATTGGCGCGCCCGCGCGCTGTTCGTCGACGTCACCGCCGAGGTACGGATCAGCGACCGCGAAGTGGCCGACTTCCACGCTCGCAACCCGCTCCGATTCGCCCCGCCGCGGCTCGACCGGCACGGCTGGCGGACGCCGTCGCCCGTCGCGCCGCCAATCGAACAGGTACGGCCGGTGATCACCGAGCACCTGCTGGCCGCCGCGCGCCGCCGCGCCTTCCGGGTGTGGTTGGACGCGCGCCGTGCGGCGCTGGTCGAGCTGGCCCCCGGCTACGAGCATCCCGGCGACCCGCGCCAACCCGACAACACCCACCGGCACTGA
- a CDS encoding ROK family protein: MLTLCLDIGGTKVAAGLADPDGVLVHTATCPTPKSADAEQVWDAVEAMIRDALRAAGGAVAAVGIAAAGPVHLSSGTVNPINIPAWRGFPLRDRVAAVVPGVPVRLGGDGVCMALGEHWLGAGRGAGFLLGMVVSTGVGGGLVQGGLPYTGRTGNAGHVGHVVVEQHGEVCSCGGRGCVETVASGPWMARWARANGWNAPLGAGAKELADAAAAGDPVARQAFRRGAGALAATIASVAAVCDLDLVVIGGGVAKSGPLLFDPLRAAVAEYARLDFLAGLRVVPAELGGDAGLVGAARLAGL; the protein is encoded by the coding sequence ATGCTCACCCTGTGTCTTGACATCGGCGGCACCAAGGTCGCCGCGGGCCTGGCCGATCCGGACGGCGTGCTGGTGCACACCGCCACCTGCCCGACACCGAAAAGCGCTGACGCCGAACAGGTTTGGGACGCGGTCGAGGCGATGATCAGAGACGCCTTGCGCGCGGCGGGGGGCGCAGTGGCCGCGGTAGGAATCGCTGCGGCCGGGCCGGTGCACCTGTCCAGCGGCACCGTGAATCCAATCAACATTCCGGCCTGGCGCGGTTTCCCGCTGCGAGACCGGGTCGCGGCCGTGGTCCCCGGGGTGCCGGTCCGGCTCGGCGGCGACGGGGTGTGCATGGCGCTCGGCGAGCACTGGCTGGGCGCAGGACGCGGCGCCGGCTTCCTGCTGGGCATGGTGGTGTCCACCGGCGTGGGCGGCGGACTGGTGCAAGGCGGCCTGCCCTACACGGGGCGCACGGGCAATGCCGGGCACGTCGGCCACGTGGTGGTCGAACAGCACGGCGAGGTGTGTTCGTGCGGCGGTCGCGGCTGCGTGGAGACCGTCGCCTCCGGCCCGTGGATGGCGCGCTGGGCGCGCGCCAACGGCTGGAACGCACCACTTGGCGCCGGCGCCAAAGAGCTGGCCGATGCGGCGGCGGCGGGAGATCCGGTGGCGCGCCAGGCTTTTCGCCGGGGTGCCGGGGCGCTCGCGGCGACGATCGCCTCGGTGGCGGCGGTGTGCGACCTCGACCTCGTCGTCATCGGGGGAGGCGTCGCCAAATCCGGCCCCCTGCTTTTCGATCCGTTGCGTGCGGCGGTCGCCGAGTACGCCCGCCTGGACTTTCTGGCGGGTCTGCGCGTGGTGCCGGCCGAGCTGGGTGGCGACGCCGGCCTGGTTGGCGCGGCCAGGCTCGCCGGATTGTGA
- the rplJ gene encoding 50S ribosomal protein L10, with protein sequence MARADKATAVADIAERFKDSSASLITEYRGLTVANLAELRRSLAGSATYTVAKNTLIKRAATEAGIEGLDELFAGPTAIAFVTGEPVDAAKAIKTFAKENKALVIKGGYMDGHPLTVTEVERIADLESREVLLAKLAGAMKGNLAKAAGLFNAPTSQMARLLAALQEKKASEPAAAAAPAAEPAPEPAAEPSSEAPAEVAEASAEPAEAE encoded by the coding sequence ATGGCCAGGGCTGACAAGGCCACAGCCGTTGCCGACATCGCCGAACGGTTCAAGGACTCGTCCGCGTCCCTGATCACCGAATATCGCGGTCTGACCGTGGCGAACCTGGCGGAGTTGCGCCGCTCGCTGGCGGGATCTGCCACCTACACGGTCGCCAAGAACACGCTGATCAAGCGGGCGGCTACGGAGGCGGGCATCGAGGGCCTCGACGAGCTGTTCGCCGGTCCGACGGCGATCGCGTTCGTCACGGGCGAGCCGGTCGACGCCGCCAAGGCCATCAAGACCTTCGCCAAGGAGAACAAGGCGCTGGTCATCAAGGGCGGCTACATGGACGGCCACCCGCTGACCGTCACCGAGGTCGAGCGGATCGCCGACCTGGAGTCCCGCGAGGTGTTGCTGGCCAAGCTGGCCGGCGCGATGAAGGGCAACCTCGCCAAGGCGGCCGGCCTGTTCAACGCGCCGACGTCGCAGATGGCCAGGCTGCTGGCCGCCCTGCAGGAAAAGAAGGCCTCGGAACCGGCGGCGGCCGCTGCCCCCGCGGCCGAGCCTGCCCCCGAACCGGCCGCCGAGCCATCCTCGGAGGCTCCGGCGGAAGTTGCAGAGGCTTCCGCGGAGCCGGCTGAAGCCGAATAA
- the rplL gene encoding 50S ribosomal protein L7/L12 — protein MPKLSGDELLDAFKEMTLLELSDFVKKFEETFEVTAAAPVAVAAAGAAPAGAAAEAAEEQSEFDVILEAAGDKKIGVIKVVREIVSGLGLKEAKDLVDGAPKPLLEKVAKEAADEAKTKLEAAGATVTVK, from the coding sequence ATGCCAAAGCTCTCCGGCGACGAACTGCTCGACGCCTTCAAGGAAATGACTTTGCTGGAGCTTTCGGACTTCGTGAAGAAGTTCGAGGAGACCTTCGAGGTCACCGCCGCGGCTCCGGTCGCGGTCGCCGCCGCGGGCGCCGCCCCGGCCGGTGCCGCCGCCGAGGCCGCCGAGGAGCAGTCCGAGTTCGACGTCATCCTCGAGGCCGCCGGTGACAAGAAGATCGGCGTCATCAAGGTCGTCCGCGAGATCGTTTCGGGCCTGGGCCTCAAGGAGGCCAAGGACCTGGTCGACGGCGCGCCCAAGCCGCTACTGGAGAAGGTCGCCAAGGAGGCCGCCGACGAGGCCAAGACCAAGCTCGAGGCCGCCGGCGCCACCGTCACCGTCAAGTAA
- a CDS encoding TetR/AcrR family transcriptional regulator, translating to MTSQTERSVRDELVHAAVGLLDEHGPDELQTRKVASAARTSTMAVYTHFGGMRGLIAEIAREGYRQLDAALTVPETADPVADLFTLSAAYRRYAIERPHLYRLMFGSTSAHGINAPGGNVLTSTIAETEQYNPSFAHLVRAVQRSILAGRITVGAETDDAAIVATAAQFWALIHGFVMLELGGFYGDDGTAVVTVLDSMKSNLLVALGDSPDRVAQSQRAAAR from the coding sequence ATGACTTCACAGACCGAGCGCAGCGTTCGTGACGAGCTGGTGCATGCGGCCGTCGGCCTCCTCGACGAGCACGGCCCCGACGAGCTGCAGACGCGCAAGGTGGCCAGTGCGGCGCGGACGTCGACGATGGCGGTGTACACCCATTTCGGGGGGATGCGGGGTCTCATCGCGGAGATCGCCCGCGAGGGCTATCGGCAGTTGGATGCCGCGCTGACGGTGCCGGAGACCGCTGACCCGGTCGCCGATTTGTTCACCCTCAGCGCCGCGTACCGGCGCTACGCCATCGAGCGGCCACACCTGTACCGGCTGATGTTCGGCAGCACCAGCGCGCATGGCATCAACGCACCGGGGGGCAACGTGTTGACCTCCACGATCGCCGAGACCGAGCAGTACAACCCCAGCTTCGCGCACCTGGTGCGCGCGGTGCAGCGATCCATTCTGGCCGGGCGCATCACCGTTGGCGCGGAAACGGATGATGCGGCGATCGTTGCGACCGCCGCCCAGTTTTGGGCGTTGATCCACGGGTTCGTGATGCTCGAATTGGGCGGCTTTTACGGCGACGACGGCACGGCCGTGGTCACCGTGCTCGACTCGATGAAGTCGAATCTACTTGTGGCTCTGGGAGATTCGCCCGACCGAGTGGCCCAGTCACAGCGGGCCGCCGCACGCTGA
- a CDS encoding carotenoid oxygenase family protein: MTTEQITESQPAQNPYLEGFLAPVRTEVTVTDLRVTGHIPEHLNGRYLRNGPNPAAEVDPATYHWFTGDGMVHGVALRDGTARWYRNRWVRSPAVCRTLDEPTTARIDSRAGMLGLGANTNVLAHAGKTLALVEGGVANYELTDELDTVGTCDFDGTLAGGYTAHPHRDPHTGELHALSYSFARGCTVQYSVIDTSGRARRTVDIEVSGAPMMHDFSLTEKYVVIYDLPVTFDPVQAMSATVAGVPHWLRPPARLVLQSLLGRVRIPSPIAARINRDPRRSSGLPYAWNDDYPARIGVMPREGANKDIRWFEIEPCYVYHPLNAYSENRGTDEVLVLDVVRYSRMFDRDRRGPGESLPTLDRWTINLSTGAVSSECRDDRSQEFPRINENLTGTRHRFGYTVGIDGGFQAAGGSELVSSLYKHDYTGGSTAVATLDPDLLLGEVCFVPNPSRRAEDDGILMGYGSHRTRDEGQLLLLDAQTLETVATVHLPQRVPMGFHGNWAPAV, from the coding sequence ATGACTACCGAGCAAATTACCGAATCCCAGCCCGCGCAAAACCCCTACCTCGAAGGCTTCCTCGCGCCGGTGCGCACCGAAGTGACCGTCACCGACCTTCGGGTCACCGGGCACATCCCCGAGCACCTGAACGGGCGATACCTGCGCAACGGACCCAACCCCGCCGCCGAGGTCGACCCCGCCACCTATCACTGGTTCACCGGCGACGGCATGGTGCACGGCGTGGCGCTGCGCGACGGCACGGCCCGCTGGTACCGCAACCGCTGGGTGCGCAGCCCGGCCGTGTGCCGCACGCTCGATGAGCCGACGACCGCCCGGATCGACTCGCGGGCGGGGATGCTCGGCCTGGGCGCCAACACGAATGTGCTGGCCCACGCGGGAAAGACCCTGGCGCTGGTCGAAGGCGGGGTCGCCAACTACGAACTCACCGACGAGCTGGACACCGTCGGGACCTGCGACTTCGACGGCACCCTGGCCGGCGGCTACACCGCCCACCCGCACCGCGATCCCCACACCGGAGAACTGCACGCGCTGTCCTACTCGTTCGCGCGCGGATGCACCGTGCAGTACTCGGTGATCGACACCAGCGGGCGCGCCCGTCGCACGGTGGACATCGAGGTGTCCGGAGCGCCAATGATGCACGACTTCTCGCTCACCGAGAAGTACGTGGTCATCTACGACCTGCCGGTGACATTCGACCCGGTGCAGGCGATGTCGGCTACCGTCGCCGGCGTCCCGCACTGGCTGCGACCGCCCGCCCGGCTGGTGCTGCAGTCGCTGCTCGGACGGGTCCGGATCCCCAGCCCGATCGCCGCGCGGATCAACCGGGACCCGCGGCGCTCGTCGGGCCTGCCGTATGCCTGGAACGACGACTATCCGGCGCGCATCGGCGTCATGCCTCGCGAGGGCGCCAACAAAGACATCCGCTGGTTCGAGATCGAGCCGTGCTACGTCTACCACCCGCTCAACGCCTACTCGGAAAACCGCGGCACCGACGAGGTTCTGGTGCTCGACGTGGTGCGCTACTCGCGGATGTTCGACCGCGACCGGCGCGGGCCGGGCGAAAGCCTGCCGACGCTGGACCGGTGGACCATCAACCTGAGCACGGGCGCAGTGAGCAGCGAATGCCGCGACGATCGGTCGCAGGAGTTCCCCCGGATCAACGAGAACCTAACCGGAACCCGGCATCGGTTCGGCTACACCGTCGGCATCGACGGCGGGTTCCAGGCCGCGGGCGGTTCCGAACTGGTGTCCTCGCTGTATAAGCACGACTACACCGGTGGGTCCACCGCGGTTGCGACGCTGGATCCCGACCTGCTGTTGGGCGAGGTGTGCTTCGTGCCGAACCCCTCACGGCGCGCAGAAGACGACGGGATCCTGATGGGCTACGGTTCGCACCGCACCCGAGACGAAGGTCAGCTGTTGCTGCTGGACGCCCAAACCCTGGAGACGGTGGCCACGGTGCACCTGCCGCAACGCGTGCCGATGGGCTTTCACGGCAACTGGGCGCCCGCCGTCTAG
- a CDS encoding ABC transporter ATP-binding protein — MGVAIEVNGLTKSFGSSRIWEDVTLEIPAGEVSVLLGPSGTGKSVFLKSLIGLLRPERGSIVIDGRDIIECSAKELYEIRTLFGVLFQDGALFGSMNLFDNTAFPLREHTKKKESEIRDIVMEKLEMVGLGGDEKKFPGEISGGMRKRAGLARALVLDPQIILCDEPDSGLDPVRTAYLSQLIMDINAQIDATILIVTHNINIARTVPDNMGMLFRRKLVMFGPREVLLTSDEPVVRQFLNGRRIGPIGMSEEKDEATMAEEQAMIDAGQHAGGVEDIEGVPPQIQATPGMPERKAVARRQARVRAMLHTLPKNAQAAILDDLEGTHRYAAHEIPE, encoded by the coding sequence ATGGGCGTCGCAATCGAGGTAAACGGACTCACGAAGTCCTTTGGTTCCTCGAGGATTTGGGAAGACGTGACGTTGGAAATCCCCGCCGGGGAGGTCAGCGTCCTACTGGGGCCGTCGGGTACCGGCAAGTCGGTCTTCCTGAAATCCCTGATCGGTCTGCTGCGCCCGGAGCGCGGCTCGATCGTCATCGACGGCCGCGACATCATCGAGTGCTCGGCCAAGGAGCTCTACGAGATCCGCACGCTGTTCGGGGTGCTGTTCCAGGACGGCGCGCTGTTCGGTTCGATGAACTTGTTCGACAACACCGCGTTCCCGCTGCGTGAGCACACCAAGAAGAAGGAGAGCGAGATCCGTGACATCGTCATGGAGAAGCTCGAGATGGTGGGCCTCGGCGGCGACGAGAAGAAGTTTCCGGGCGAGATCTCCGGCGGTATGCGCAAGCGCGCCGGCCTGGCCCGAGCGCTGGTGCTCGACCCGCAGATCATCCTCTGCGACGAGCCCGACTCCGGTCTGGACCCGGTCCGTACGGCCTACCTGAGCCAGCTGATCATGGACATCAATGCCCAGATCGACGCGACCATCCTGATCGTGACGCACAACATCAACATCGCTCGGACCGTGCCGGACAACATGGGCATGCTGTTCCGCCGCAAGCTGGTCATGTTCGGCCCGCGCGAGGTGCTGCTGACCAGCGACGAGCCGGTGGTGCGGCAGTTCCTCAACGGTCGCCGGATCGGCCCGATCGGCATGTCCGAGGAAAAGGACGAGGCCACCATGGCCGAAGAGCAGGCCATGATCGACGCCGGTCAGCACGCTGGCGGCGTGGAGGACATCGAGGGGGTGCCGCCGCAGATCCAAGCGACCCCCGGCATGCCGGAGCGCAAGGCGGTGGCCCGGCGCCAGGCCCGGGTGCGCGCGATGCTGCACACCCTGCCCAAGAACGCCCAGGCGGCAATCCTCGACGACCTAGAGGGCACGCACAGGTACGCAGCGCACGAGATCCCCGAATAG